A window from Cryptomeria japonica chromosome 1, Sugi_1.0, whole genome shotgun sequence encodes these proteins:
- the LOC131857127 gene encoding uncharacterized protein LOC131857127: protein MVDLLLTVPDRKKHVLNDEGKTAVDIAREVMEYYECFRIIRKLGDFKGKVKPFMYCAPHVSYEKHRRAADKVDEAYRERRNAELVVAALLATMTFTAAFSAPGGFQTDPKLRNELGIPVLISFTSFRVFLFFNCIAFFLSLFTCVMWETTTELTVEDKLFFITINGVAVCLSFGFTAYGFMAAIFRVLDNNMNTFSWVVLGGLILMSLCGVLVVLYLAARFAVSRARFQRLCGTHRRIDDFVEWVWKIFERCGFLDITRFIGDKIRATINGDCNPCGNGPYRRCNCCGSSSLCLTYCNNVHQSV from the coding sequence ATGGTGGATTTGTTGCTGACAGTGCCTGACCGGAAGAAGCATGTCCTTAACGATGAGGGCAAAACAGCAGTGGATATAGCGAGAGAAGTCATGGAGTACTACGAATGTTTCAGGATTATAAGAAAGCTGGGAGATTTTAAAGGAAAGGTCAAACCATTCATGTACTGTGCTCCACATGTAAGCTATGAAAAGCACAGGAGAGCGGCGGATAAGGTTGACGAAGCGTACAGAGAGAGACGCAATGCAGAACTAGTGGTGGCAGCGTTGTTGGCCACCATGACATTTACCGCTGCCTTCAGCGCCCCAGGTGGTTTCCAAACAGACCCAAAGCTGAGGAATGAGCTAGGGATCCCTGTTCTCATATCCTTCACGTCatttagggttttcctttttttCAACTGCATAGCCTTCTTCCTATCGCTATTCACTTGTGTCATGTGGGAAACGACTACAGAGCTTACCGTAGAGGACAAGTTGTTCTTCATTACCATCAATGGTGTAGCGGTTTGTTTGAGCTTTGGGTTCACTGCTTATGGGTTTATGGCTGCAATATTCAGAGTGTTGGACAACAACATGAACACTTTCTCATGGGTGGTTTTGGGAGGTCTAATTTTGATGTCTTTGTGTGGCGTCTTGGTAGTTCTGTATCTAGCGGCAAGATTTGCAGTGTCGCGAGCCAGATTCCAACGCCTGTGTGGTACACACCGTCGAATAGATGATTTCGTAGAATGGGTATGGAAAATATTTGAACGCTGTGGGTTTCTCGATATAACACGTTTTATTGGTGATAAGATCCGTGCCACTATTAATGGTGATTGCAACCCTTGTGGAAATGGACCCTATCGTAGATGCAACTGCTGTGGGTCTTCATCCCTGTGTCTTACCTACTGTAACAATGTTCATCAATCTGTTTAG